The Gemmata palustris genome includes a region encoding these proteins:
- a CDS encoding alpha/beta hydrolase family protein has translation MNTRISVVLAVALVSTLPLGARAAEPKPFPGPVTKWQGFVKHDFKVGELEATVVVPENALPGRPWVWRGEFFGAFADADVALVKAGWHLAYLKVPDLFGAPKAVKKWETFYDAMVKDFGMHAKPGLIGLSRGGLYCMNWAAAHPDRTLAVYLDNAVCDFKSWPGGAYKKLGAGKSGSEAEWKKMLAAYEFKNDEEAIAYKLNPVDTLAPVAKAKVPLLLVYGDKDAAVPHAENSELLYNRYKALGGPVEQIVKPGQDHHPHGLKDVTPVVKFFAAALEPKK, from the coding sequence ATGAACACACGCATCTCGGTTGTTCTCGCTGTCGCGCTCGTGAGTACACTTCCGCTCGGCGCTCGCGCCGCGGAGCCGAAGCCGTTTCCCGGACCGGTGACCAAGTGGCAGGGCTTCGTCAAACACGATTTCAAAGTTGGTGAACTCGAAGCCACGGTCGTGGTGCCGGAGAACGCGCTCCCGGGGCGGCCGTGGGTGTGGCGCGGGGAGTTCTTCGGGGCGTTCGCGGACGCCGACGTTGCGCTCGTGAAGGCCGGATGGCACCTCGCGTACCTGAAAGTCCCCGACCTGTTCGGCGCGCCCAAAGCGGTGAAGAAGTGGGAGACGTTTTACGACGCGATGGTGAAGGATTTCGGGATGCACGCCAAGCCGGGGCTGATCGGGCTCTCACGCGGCGGGCTGTACTGCATGAACTGGGCCGCTGCGCACCCGGACCGGACGCTGGCCGTGTATTTGGACAACGCCGTGTGCGACTTCAAGAGCTGGCCCGGCGGGGCGTACAAGAAGCTCGGCGCGGGTAAGTCCGGCTCGGAGGCCGAGTGGAAGAAGATGCTCGCCGCCTACGAATTCAAGAACGACGAAGAGGCGATCGCGTACAAGCTGAACCCGGTGGACACCCTCGCTCCCGTCGCGAAGGCCAAGGTTCCGCTGCTGCTCGTGTACGGCGACAAGGACGCGGCTGTCCCGCACGCGGAGAACTCGGAGCTGTTGTACAACCGCTATAAGGCTCTCGGTGGCCCCGTCGAGCAGATCGTGAAGCCGGGCCAGGACCACCACCCGCACGGGCTGAAGGACGTGACCCCGGTCGTGAAGTTCTTCGCCGCCGCGCTCGAACCCAAAAAGTGA
- a CDS encoding tRNA dihydrouridine synthase, translated as MLNADKSALVLAPMEGVTDAPMRAVQGGAGAFTFAVTEFLRVSHSVPPRHVFRDHVPELDTNATTLTGLPVQVQLLGGDAGLMAESAVRAHELGATAIDINFGCPAPTVNRHDGGAALLRHPKRIREIVTAVRAALPRAVPVSAKLRLGWDGIDAIHENATMAAEGGAAWLTIHGRTRVAGYAPPIHWEPIGKVREQLKLPVVANGDIWTLDDFRRCRDATGCRHFMLGRGALADPRLAHRVAAELGLPSRLESAEPEMPVDWSTQLRALVTWSRQFDMMQSDKNVSRLKQWLRLASQFGSFTRFDAVKRTGSVEELFAALDGAN; from the coding sequence ATGCTCAACGCTGACAAATCTGCACTGGTTCTCGCGCCGATGGAGGGCGTGACCGATGCGCCCATGCGGGCGGTTCAGGGGGGCGCGGGCGCGTTCACGTTCGCCGTGACGGAGTTCCTCCGGGTCAGTCACTCGGTTCCGCCCAGGCACGTCTTCCGCGATCACGTTCCCGAACTGGATACGAACGCGACAACGCTCACCGGGCTCCCGGTGCAGGTTCAACTACTGGGCGGGGACGCGGGTCTGATGGCAGAATCGGCGGTCCGCGCGCACGAACTCGGGGCGACGGCAATCGACATCAACTTCGGGTGCCCCGCACCCACCGTGAACCGGCACGACGGCGGGGCCGCTCTGTTGCGCCACCCGAAGCGCATTCGCGAGATCGTTACCGCGGTTCGCGCAGCGCTCCCGCGCGCGGTGCCGGTGTCGGCGAAACTGCGGCTCGGCTGGGACGGAATCGACGCGATCCACGAGAACGCGACGATGGCGGCCGAGGGCGGAGCGGCCTGGCTCACGATCCACGGGCGCACGCGCGTGGCCGGGTACGCGCCACCGATCCACTGGGAACCGATCGGAAAAGTGCGCGAACAGTTGAAGCTCCCCGTTGTCGCGAACGGCGACATCTGGACCCTCGACGACTTCCGCCGGTGCCGCGACGCGACCGGGTGCCGGCACTTCATGCTCGGGCGCGGGGCGCTCGCGGACCCGCGCCTCGCGCACCGCGTCGCGGCCGAACTCGGGCTCCCTTCGCGTCTCGAAAGTGCGGAGCCGGAAATGCCGGTCGACTGGTCCACTCAACTGCGGGCGCTCGTGACGTGGTCGCGCCAGTTCGACATGATGCAGTCCGACAAGAACGTGAGCCGGTTGAAGCAGTGGCTCCGGCTGGCGTCTCAATTCGGGAGCTTCACGCGCTTCGACGCGGTCAAGCGCACCGGCAGCGTCGAGGAACTGTTCGCGGCACTCGACGGCGCCAATTGA
- a CDS encoding aldo/keto reductase, translating to MPDPLPFAPRRALGGTGFVATALGIGDLADRNVPIETCVATARRALDAGLNVIDTAPNYEDGYSEQIVGRAVREVRRDAVFVIDKIDHHDRPVGPQIDESLGRLQLNFTDAFVFHNLSSLEVFNRLCQPGGGFDQIADAVKSGKSRFRGISSHNPDVLRSALEAGVCDVVMFPLGPFVDSRYVTETLPLARTRGIGTVCFKTFGAGKLVGDTTGYNQPLKSRPRGKVSSGGTDDAEPILPRLTVAECLHYTLTLDPDVALLGLSYPNEQDAAFAAARSFRPLTLDQMDDIQQRAKDARRDKGPCWWNPDPEL from the coding sequence ATGCCTGACCCCCTGCCCTTCGCTCCCCGGCGCGCGCTCGGCGGTACCGGGTTCGTCGCGACCGCTCTCGGGATCGGCGACCTGGCCGACCGGAACGTGCCGATCGAAACGTGTGTCGCGACCGCGCGCCGCGCGCTCGACGCGGGGCTGAACGTGATCGACACCGCCCCGAATTACGAGGACGGGTACTCCGAACAGATCGTCGGCCGGGCCGTGCGCGAGGTGCGCCGCGACGCGGTGTTTGTGATCGACAAAATCGACCACCACGACCGACCGGTCGGCCCGCAGATCGATGAGTCACTGGGCCGGCTCCAGCTCAATTTCACCGACGCCTTCGTGTTCCACAACCTGTCGTCGCTCGAAGTCTTCAACCGCTTGTGCCAGCCCGGTGGCGGGTTCGACCAGATCGCGGACGCCGTGAAAAGCGGCAAGAGCCGGTTCCGCGGGATCTCGTCGCACAACCCGGACGTGCTACGCTCCGCGCTCGAAGCGGGCGTGTGCGACGTTGTGATGTTCCCGCTCGGGCCGTTCGTGGATTCGCGTTACGTGACCGAGACGCTGCCGCTCGCACGGACGCGCGGAATCGGGACGGTGTGCTTCAAGACGTTCGGCGCGGGCAAACTCGTCGGCGACACGACCGGGTACAACCAGCCGCTCAAGTCGCGCCCGCGGGGCAAGGTGTCGAGCGGTGGAACAGACGATGCGGAGCCGATATTACCCCGGCTGACGGTGGCCGAGTGCCTGCACTACACGCTGACGCTCGACCCGGACGTGGCTCTACTCGGTCTGAGCTACCCGAACGAGCAGGACGCGGCCTTCGCCGCGGCGCGCTCCTTCCGCCCGCTCACACTCGACCAGATGGACGACATTCAGCAGCGCGCGAAGGACGCGCGCCGCGACAAGGGGCCGTGCTGGTGGAACCCCGATCCCGAACTGTGA
- a CDS encoding GNAT family N-acetyltransferase: MNLYRDTHYTFRFADDRLVPRFHLEGVEAGCGVTVFSLTDDKVPARVLAKTRAGADGWVELAEPLVVRAGGGFVAVPTPVYTIRDEVPSDAEGIRLVNRRAFGGDAEADLIEALRAGGYVRTSLVAECAGRIVGHVLFSDLPIITESGTVHALALAPMAVLPEFQNLGVGSQLVATGLNACRERGHRIVVVLGHPAFYPRFGFSSALAAKLRSPFSGDSFMAAELVPGALTGVTGRVEYTPPFGAWV; encoded by the coding sequence ATGAACCTCTATCGCGACACGCACTACACCTTCCGCTTTGCGGACGATCGACTCGTTCCGCGGTTCCATCTGGAGGGCGTCGAGGCGGGATGCGGCGTGACCGTCTTTTCGCTCACCGATGATAAGGTGCCCGCGCGCGTCCTCGCGAAAACGCGAGCGGGCGCAGACGGGTGGGTGGAGCTGGCAGAGCCGCTCGTTGTGCGTGCGGGAGGCGGGTTCGTTGCGGTACCGACGCCGGTGTACACAATTCGCGATGAAGTTCCCAGCGACGCCGAAGGCATACGGCTCGTGAACCGGCGCGCGTTCGGTGGTGATGCCGAGGCTGATTTGATCGAGGCACTCCGCGCGGGCGGGTACGTTCGGACATCACTTGTGGCCGAGTGCGCGGGCCGAATCGTCGGGCACGTCCTCTTTAGCGATTTGCCGATCATCACCGAAAGCGGAACCGTTCACGCTCTGGCGCTCGCGCCGATGGCCGTCCTGCCGGAGTTCCAGAACCTCGGCGTCGGTTCACAACTGGTGGCCACGGGCCTCAATGCGTGCCGCGAGCGGGGGCACCGGATCGTTGTTGTGCTCGGGCACCCGGCGTTCTACCCGCGATTCGGGTTCTCTTCTGCGCTCGCCGCGAAGCTCCGTTCGCCCTTCTCGGGCGATTCATTCATGGCCGCCGAACTGGTGCCCGGCGCGCTGACCGGCGTCACGGGCCGCGTCGAGTACACGCCGCCGTTCGGAGCCTGGGTGTAA
- a CDS encoding ribonucleoside-diphosphate reductase subunit alpha: MKVRKRNGALEDVNVNKIVRAVQRCAGGLPTVDPMRVAVKTIGGLYDGATTAELDRLSIQTAAGLIAEEPEYSRLAARLLATYIDKEVTNQDVHSFSQSIAAGYRHGLVAEGTMGFVASNARKLNAAAGEPQPDLFEYFGLRTVYDRYLLRHPETRHVIETPAFFFLRVACGLADSAADAIELYRLMAAHRYLPSTPTLFNSGTARPQMSSCYLLDSPTDDLEAIYDRYTDVAKLSKFAGGIGLAYHRIRSRGSLIRGTNGHSNGIVPWLKTLDSSVAAVNQGGKRKGACCVYLESWHADVEEFLELRDNTGDAARRTYNLNLANWVPDLFMRRVEAGEEWSLFDPKVVPHLTDLFGEAFDAAYVEAEKRRLASKRVPARDLYARMMKTLAETGNGWMTFKDACNRTCNQTTAAGTVVHSSNLCTEIVEVTSAGETAVCNLGSVNLARHATKDGFDFAALAETVRTAVRFLDRVIDVNFYPTPAAATSNARWRPVGLGVMGLQDVFFKLKLPFDAPAARELSRRIQEEIYYHALATSCDLAEARGPHPTFAETRAASGVLQFDLWDVIPTDSARWDALRARIRTHGLRNSLLVAIAPTATIASIVGACECIEPQVSNLFKRETLSGEFLQMNRYLVNDLKALGLWTDAVRTKIKLADGSVQGIEELPAALRAVYRTAWEVPMRALVDMAADRGPFIDQSQSLNLFLENPTIGKMSSMYMHAWKRGLKTTYYLRSRPATGIAKTTVTKAAPTDEAAVTCSLENPGSCEACQ; encoded by the coding sequence ATGAAGGTTCGCAAGCGGAACGGCGCGCTCGAAGACGTCAACGTAAACAAGATCGTCCGCGCCGTGCAGCGGTGTGCGGGCGGACTACCGACCGTCGATCCGATGCGCGTGGCCGTGAAGACGATCGGCGGGCTTTACGACGGCGCGACCACCGCGGAACTCGACCGGCTTTCGATTCAGACTGCTGCGGGACTCATTGCGGAGGAGCCGGAATATTCACGGCTCGCGGCCCGGTTGCTCGCGACGTACATCGACAAAGAAGTCACGAATCAGGACGTTCACTCGTTCTCACAGTCGATCGCGGCCGGGTACCGGCACGGGCTGGTGGCCGAGGGGACGATGGGGTTCGTCGCGTCTAATGCGCGCAAGCTCAACGCCGCGGCCGGCGAGCCGCAACCGGACCTGTTTGAATACTTCGGGTTGCGAACGGTCTACGATCGTTACCTGCTCCGGCACCCCGAAACGCGCCACGTCATCGAAACGCCCGCGTTCTTCTTTCTGCGTGTCGCGTGCGGTCTGGCCGATTCCGCCGCGGACGCGATCGAACTGTACCGGCTGATGGCCGCGCACCGCTACCTCCCGAGCACGCCGACGCTGTTCAACTCCGGCACCGCGCGCCCGCAAATGTCGTCGTGCTACCTGCTCGACTCGCCCACCGACGACCTCGAAGCGATTTATGACCGCTACACCGACGTCGCGAAGCTCTCGAAGTTTGCAGGCGGGATCGGGCTGGCATATCACCGGATTCGCTCGCGCGGGTCGCTGATTCGCGGCACCAACGGGCACAGCAACGGGATCGTTCCGTGGCTCAAGACGCTCGACTCGTCCGTGGCCGCGGTCAACCAGGGCGGCAAGCGCAAGGGCGCGTGCTGCGTGTATCTGGAGTCGTGGCACGCGGACGTTGAAGAGTTCCTGGAGTTGCGCGACAACACCGGCGACGCGGCCCGGCGGACGTACAACCTGAACCTCGCCAACTGGGTGCCGGACCTGTTTATGCGCCGAGTCGAGGCGGGCGAGGAGTGGTCACTGTTCGACCCGAAAGTGGTCCCGCACCTGACCGACCTGTTCGGTGAAGCGTTCGACGCGGCCTATGTAGAAGCCGAGAAACGCCGTCTCGCGTCGAAGCGGGTACCGGCCCGCGACCTGTACGCCCGGATGATGAAGACGCTGGCCGAAACCGGCAACGGGTGGATGACCTTCAAGGACGCCTGCAACCGCACCTGCAACCAGACGACCGCGGCCGGGACCGTCGTTCACAGCTCGAACCTCTGCACCGAGATCGTCGAGGTCACGTCGGCCGGTGAAACTGCGGTGTGCAACCTCGGCTCGGTCAACTTGGCCCGACACGCCACGAAGGACGGTTTCGACTTCGCAGCGCTGGCCGAGACGGTGCGGACCGCGGTGCGGTTCCTCGATCGCGTCATCGATGTGAATTTCTACCCGACGCCGGCCGCGGCCACGTCCAACGCGCGCTGGCGCCCGGTCGGGCTGGGGGTGATGGGCCTTCAGGACGTGTTCTTCAAACTGAAGCTCCCGTTCGACGCGCCCGCGGCCCGTGAATTATCGCGCCGCATTCAGGAAGAGATTTACTACCACGCGCTGGCGACGTCCTGCGACCTCGCCGAAGCACGCGGACCGCACCCGACGTTTGCCGAAACGCGGGCCGCGAGCGGCGTGCTTCAGTTCGATTTGTGGGACGTCATTCCAACAGATTCGGCTCGGTGGGACGCACTGCGCGCGCGCATTCGCACGCACGGCTTGCGAAACTCGCTTCTGGTCGCCATCGCGCCCACGGCCACAATTGCTTCAATCGTCGGTGCTTGCGAGTGCATCGAACCGCAGGTGTCGAACCTGTTCAAGCGCGAAACGCTCTCCGGCGAGTTCCTCCAGATGAACCGCTACCTCGTGAACGATCTCAAGGCGCTCGGGTTGTGGACGGACGCAGTGCGAACGAAGATCAAGCTCGCCGACGGCTCGGTTCAGGGCATCGAAGAACTGCCCGCGGCTCTGCGTGCGGTCTACCGCACGGCGTGGGAGGTGCCGATGCGGGCACTCGTCGACATGGCCGCGGACCGCGGGCCGTTCATCGACCAGAGCCAGTCGCTCAACCTGTTCCTGGAAAACCCGACCATTGGCAAGATGTCGTCAATGTACATGCACGCCTGGAAGCGCGGATTGAAGACCACCTACTACCTCCGGTCCCGGCCCGCGACCGGCATCGCCAAAACGACCGTGACGAAGGCCGCGCCCACTGATGAAGCGGCGGTGACGTGCTCGCTCGAAAACCCCGGCTCGTGCGAGGCGTGCCAGTAG
- a CDS encoding DUF1501 domain-containing protein, with amino-acid sequence MLRILGSNKVFCDGLTRRDLLHVGALAPLGLTLTNWSRATAAREQAAPTAGGFGSAKRCILLYLWGSPSQIDTFDPKPDAPKEVRGALGSIQSVIPGVRVGEVLPRIARMLDRVTILRSLTHPTPIHGTAFAFSAVPTTDLQLEGNVRDPRHWPFIGSVVDYLGSRADAKAPAVPRNYWLPFPFGSKRGPSRPGPFGGFLGPTYDTIWSEFRAKGTREILRDSGDPNTPTRKVSDPYAGILPTDRFETVTPDETLTLDRLNSRASLLDQLDSARRTLDAKTTDTPFDRHRALARAVLTSGKLRDALDVQSESPKLRERYGMTLFGQSCLAARRLLEAGGKFATVCWDEYGLVNTGWDTHVYQESRLKDELGPGLDNAFSALLEDLEARGMLADTAIVVMSEHGRTPRVQNVAGGGRDHWSRAYSAMFAGAGFAKGRVVGRTDRIASDVAESPFSPKDVVATLFHLLGIDPQAEIHDRLGRPYPIGGNGRVRTELLA; translated from the coding sequence ATGCTCCGCATTCTCGGGTCGAACAAGGTGTTTTGTGACGGGCTGACGCGCCGCGACTTGCTCCACGTCGGTGCGCTAGCCCCGCTCGGGCTGACGCTCACCAACTGGTCGCGTGCAACGGCGGCCCGCGAACAGGCCGCTCCCACAGCCGGCGGGTTCGGGTCCGCGAAGCGCTGCATTCTCTTGTACTTGTGGGGTTCGCCGAGCCAGATCGACACGTTCGACCCGAAGCCCGATGCGCCGAAGGAAGTGCGCGGCGCGCTGGGCTCGATTCAGAGCGTGATTCCGGGCGTGCGAGTGGGCGAGGTGCTCCCGCGCATCGCCCGGATGCTTGACCGTGTTACTATTCTGCGATCGTTGACGCACCCCACGCCCATTCACGGCACCGCGTTCGCGTTCTCGGCGGTGCCGACGACCGATCTGCAACTGGAAGGCAATGTGCGCGACCCGCGGCACTGGCCGTTCATCGGGTCCGTGGTCGATTACCTCGGCAGCCGCGCGGACGCGAAGGCCCCCGCGGTTCCGCGCAACTACTGGCTACCGTTCCCGTTCGGATCGAAACGCGGGCCGTCGCGCCCCGGGCCGTTCGGCGGGTTCCTCGGGCCGACGTATGACACCATCTGGTCCGAGTTCCGCGCGAAGGGCACGCGCGAGATCCTCCGCGATTCGGGCGACCCGAACACGCCGACGCGGAAGGTCTCGGATCCCTACGCGGGTATTCTCCCGACAGACCGGTTCGAGACCGTTACCCCCGACGAAACGCTGACGCTCGACCGCCTCAACAGTCGTGCCTCGCTGCTCGATCAGCTCGATTCCGCGCGGCGCACGCTCGACGCGAAGACCACCGACACGCCGTTCGACCGGCACCGGGCGCTGGCTCGCGCCGTGCTCACGTCCGGCAAGCTCCGCGACGCCCTGGACGTGCAGAGCGAATCGCCCAAACTGCGTGAGCGCTACGGGATGACGTTGTTCGGCCAATCGTGTCTCGCCGCGCGTCGGCTGCTCGAAGCCGGAGGGAAGTTCGCGACCGTGTGCTGGGACGAGTACGGGTTAGTGAACACGGGCTGGGACACGCACGTGTATCAGGAATCCCGCCTCAAGGACGAGCTCGGGCCGGGGCTGGACAATGCGTTTTCAGCGCTGCTCGAAGACCTTGAGGCGCGGGGGATGCTGGCGGACACGGCTATTGTGGTGATGAGCGAACACGGGCGCACGCCGCGGGTGCAGAACGTGGCCGGCGGCGGGCGCGACCACTGGTCGCGGGCGTATTCGGCGATGTTTGCAGGGGCCGGGTTCGCAAAGGGGCGCGTGGTCGGGCGCACGGACCGCATCGCGAGCGACGTGGCGGAATCGCCGTTCTCGCCGAAGGATGTGGTTGCGACGCTGTTCCACCTGCTCGGCATCGACCCCCAAGCCGAGATCCACGACCGGCTCGGGCGCCCGTACCCGATCGGTGGGAACGGGCGCGTGCGGACCGAACTACTTGCGTGA
- a CDS encoding PepSY-associated TM helix domain-containing protein gives MSQTGWRKWHRWIGFGAAPFLLFAAITGIIAGVAEMTSEDEEAREKARERVSDVKLPAPATAVSDPVAKALAEAAKQTEGAPVDKVLVDFKSDPPTVTVYLGKPGGGEDRKLIYNAKTGEFLRGERYEDKPFLTRLHSGEAFGDWGLVFGTAWGLALVVLLVTGLVIYWAMRKPDRKGLKRLFW, from the coding sequence GTGAGTCAGACCGGGTGGCGGAAGTGGCACCGGTGGATCGGGTTCGGGGCCGCCCCGTTCCTCCTCTTTGCGGCCATCACCGGGATCATCGCCGGAGTCGCGGAGATGACGAGTGAGGACGAGGAAGCACGGGAGAAGGCGCGCGAACGGGTCAGCGATGTGAAACTCCCAGCGCCCGCAACCGCGGTGAGCGACCCGGTTGCGAAAGCCCTCGCCGAAGCCGCAAAACAAACGGAAGGGGCACCGGTCGATAAGGTGCTGGTGGACTTCAAGAGCGACCCGCCGACGGTCACGGTTTATCTCGGCAAGCCCGGCGGAGGGGAGGACCGGAAGCTGATCTACAACGCCAAAACCGGAGAATTCCTGCGCGGGGAACGGTACGAGGACAAGCCGTTTCTGACCCGCCTCCACAGTGGCGAAGCGTTCGGAGATTGGGGGCTGGTGTTTGGGACCGCGTGGGGGCTCGCGCTGGTAGTGCTGCTGGTGACGGGACTGGTGATCTACTGGGCCATGCGGAAACCGGACCGAAAGGGATTGAAGCGCCTGTTCTGGTGA